From the Micromonospora echinospora genome, the window CAGGTCGGGGATCTCCCCGGTGCGGTAGGCGGCGGCGAAGCCGGTGAGCAGCGCGGCCAGGTCCCGCACCCCGATGCGCAGGCCCGGCATGCTGGCGTCCCAGGGGTGGCCGTCGGGCGCGCCGAGCAGCCGGGCCGCCGCGTCGGTGACGTGCACCAGGGTCAGCTCACGATCGTGGTGCACCTCGGGTCGCCCGCCCTCGGCGAGCAGCCGGCAGAAGGTGGCCACCACCGAGTTGTAGTACGGCAGGCCGTGCTCGCCGTACAGGTTGGGCAGCCGCAGGTCGACCAGGTCGGGGCGGACGGCGGCGAGGGAGGCTGCGGCGACGGCCTTCGCGTCGCCGTACGGGGTGCCGTTGCCGGCCTGCGTCGAGTTGGCGTAGACCACGGTCCCCGGCGGCTGCGGACAGCGTTCCAGGCCCCGGGCCAGGGCGGCGGCCAGCCGGACGTTGCCGGCGGCGACCTCGGTCGGATCGCCCCGGTTGACCCCGGCCAGGTGCAGCAGCCGGTCCACCCCGGCGATCCGGGCGGCCACGGTCGCCGGGTCGGTCAGGTCGGCGCGGGTGAGCACGACCGGCTCGGGCCAGCCGAGCGCCCGGGCGAGCACCCGGACGTGCCAGCCGAGGAAGCCACCCGCTCCGGTGACCGCGACCCTCAACATGCCAGCACCGGGTCGCGCAGCGCCAGCTCCGCGCGGATCTCGGGCAGTGTCCGGAGCAGGTCCACGATCTGCGGTACGTCCAGCCGGGGCGCGTTGGCCGAGGTGAAGTCCTCGGCCGGGGAGCCGCCGAGGTCGCCCTCGGTGACGTAGAGCGCGTAGTTCAGGTCGCGGGCGTCGAGCGGCACCCGGAAGAAGTCGCCGAAGTCGTCGGCGCGGGCGAGTTCCTCCCGGCTGGCCAGGGTCTCGTCCTGCTTCTCGCCGTGCCGTACACCGATCATCTCGATCTTGGCAGGCACGTCGAAGAGCTGGCAGACGGCCTCGGCGAGGTCGCCAATGGTGCACGCCACCGCCTTGCGGACGAAGACGTCGCCGGGACGGGCGTGGGTGAAGGCGTGCTCGACCAGCTCGACCGAGTCGTCCAGCGACATCAGGAACCGGGTCATCGCCGGGTTGGTGACCGTCGGCGCGCGCCCGGCCCGGATCTGCTCGACGAAGAGCGGGATCACCGAGCCCCGGGAGTACATGACGTTGCCGTACCGGACGCAGGAGACGGTGGTCCGGCTGCGCGGGTTGTTCCGGGCGTACGCCTGGGCGACCTTCTCCATCAGCGCCTTGCTGATCCCCATGGCGTTGACCGGGTGGACCGCCTTGTCCGTGCTGAGCAGCACGACCGACCCGACGCCGTGGTGTTCCGCCGCCTCGATCACGTTGGCGCTGCCCTGGACGTTGGTCCGGACCGCCTCCAGCGGGAAGAACTCGCAGGACGGCACCTGTTTGAGCGCGGCGGCGTGGAAGACGTGGTCGACGTCCCGGGTGGCGGCCCGGACCGAGTCGAGGTCCCGGACGTCGCCGACGTGGTAGCGGATCCGGTCGTCGGCGAGCACCCGGCGCATGGCGTCCTGTTTGGCCTCGTCCCGACTGAACACCCGGATCTCGGCGACGTCGTGGTCGAGCAGGCGTCGCACCATCGTCTGTCCGAAGGAGCCGGTACCACCGGTGATCAACACTCGGCACCCGGCAGGCAACACGGTCACGCAGAGCCCCCGTTTCGTCGTTCACACATGTCATGACGCCCGGAACAACGACCACCGAAGACGCGAAGAAACGCATACCAGGCAAATCAGCACTACCCGGACGGGAAAGTCAAAGAGCTGACTCAACGGACCGGAGGCGCTCCGTAGCGTGCATGGACCCGGCACCAACTGGGATCCGCCGCTTCCCCGAGGAGGACCGTTGTTCGACGCCGCCGACTACGGAGCCCGCCCCGACGCGACCTGGACGGTGAACCGGGACGCCTTCCAGGCCGCCAACGACG encodes:
- a CDS encoding NAD-dependent epimerase/dehydratase family protein, whose translation is MLRVAVTGAGGFLGWHVRVLARALGWPEPVVLTRADLTDPATVAARIAGVDRLLHLAGVNRGDPTEVAAGNVRLAAALARGLERCPQPPGTVVYANSTQAGNGTPYGDAKAVAAASLAAVRPDLVDLRLPNLYGEHGLPYYNSVVATFCRLLAEGGRPEVHHDRELTLVHVTDAAARLLGAPDGHPWDASMPGLRIGVRDLAALLTGFAAAYRTGEIPDLPDRHTVRLFNTYRSHCFPGHYPVPLVRRSDARGDLVEAVRAHGGGGQTFCSTTRPGAVRGEHFHLAKLERFCVLQGSAEIRLRRIGDDTVVRFPVDGDEPVVVDMPTMWTHHIVNTGRDDLLTLFWTNEVFDPARPDTWPEPVGQPAPEPAAALAG
- a CDS encoding polysaccharide biosynthesis protein, translated to MTVLPAGCRVLITGGTGSFGQTMVRRLLDHDVAEIRVFSRDEAKQDAMRRVLADDRIRYHVGDVRDLDSVRAATRDVDHVFHAAALKQVPSCEFFPLEAVRTNVQGSANVIEAAEHHGVGSVVLLSTDKAVHPVNAMGISKALMEKVAQAYARNNPRSRTTVSCVRYGNVMYSRGSVIPLFVEQIRAGRAPTVTNPAMTRFLMSLDDSVELVEHAFTHARPGDVFVRKAVACTIGDLAEAVCQLFDVPAKIEMIGVRHGEKQDETLASREELARADDFGDFFRVPLDARDLNYALYVTEGDLGGSPAEDFTSANAPRLDVPQIVDLLRTLPEIRAELALRDPVLAC